The following proteins are co-located in the Calliphora vicina chromosome 2, idCalVici1.1, whole genome shotgun sequence genome:
- the LOC135952657 gene encoding rho guanine nucleotide exchange factor 25-like — translation MEGLSNPLIAELIATEECYINTLNKVVSGYMVEYFNEISKIPVPEDLKKYDADSIFGNITEIHDWHKNYFLEALKDNSDSFPGLSKVFIQNKSQFDMYQKYISNIPISNYLIEKYINYFDQIQKMLKQKNSIKDFIRAPAQRICRFKMLLNEIVKQLTNKNLVEDANCIKEALTMIENCFYELDKIPCFTDLTKFDGILLAQGKLLHCGSLMCTYNGKLRQLYVFIFRRLILFTKRKQHKYSSIYKSYLQIPINMLELKELNNSTFSLQVTDPNKPKYSIICESNAEDLYTKWIQIIKQQIE, via the exons ATGGAAGGTTTATCAAATCCACTTATAGCCGAATTAATAGCCACTGAAGAGTGCTATATAAATACATTGAACAAAGTTGTCAGTGG CTACATGGTTGAGTACTTTAATGAAATTAGTAAAATTCCTGTACCTGAAGATTTGAAGAAATACGATGCTGATTCGATATTTGGCAATATTACTGAAATCCATGATTGGCATAAAAA TTATTTTTTAGAAGCATTGAAGGACAATTCAGATTCTTTTCCTGGTTTGAGTAAAGTTTTCATCCAGAATAAATCTCAATTTGACATGTATCAAAAATACATCAGCAATATACCAATATCGAATTATCTGATCGAAAAGTACATTAATTATTTTGATCAAATCCAAAAGAtgttgaagcaaaaaaatagt ATAAAAGACTTCATTAGAGCTCCCGCACAAAGAATATGTCGTTTCAAAATGCTGCTCAATGAAATTGTAAAACAgcttacaaataaaaatttagttgaGGATGCAAACTGTATAAAAGAAGCATTAACCATGATTGAG AATTGTTTTTACGAATTAGATAAAATACCCTGTTTTACTGATTTAACAAAGTTCGATGGTATTTTATTGGCCCAAGGAAAACTTTTACATTGCGGTTCTCTAATGTGTACCTACAATGGGAAACTACGCCAATTATACGTATTTATTTTCAGGCGGTTGATCTTATTTACGAAAAGGAAACAACATAAATATAGCAGTATTTACAAGTCTTATCTGCAGATACCG ATAAATATGTTGGAACTGAAGGAGTTGAACAATAGCACGTTTTCCCTTCAAGTAACGGATCCGAATAAACCCAAATACAGTATTATTTGTGAGAGCAACGCAGAGGATCTTTATACAAAATGGATACAGATCATTAAACAGCAAATAgagtaa
- the LOC135951440 gene encoding rho guanine nucleotide exchange factor 25-like codes for MDKHCFSNCNNSFREYRKHPIPAVAELITTEETYINTLGNVVYGYMTEYFNESSEIPVPRDLQEHDGLLIFGNITEIYEWHKHYFFGALKKNELSIRGLSQVFIQNEPQFHIYAKYINNKSISEYLINTHFEYFEKIKKALKHKHSIGDLMIAPVQRVGRYKMLLNEILKHLKKKDLIEDANCLNDAITVIGNVCNEVNEFGDLTGIRNFDGIVSAQGQLLHRGFLKCNYDGKRRNLYVFLFKRSILFTKKIEPKKKYTIPTYNSCLQIPMNKLQLKELTNSKFFLQLMDPNAPNCSLICEAHSREEHKKWVQVIKQRLSLQMNLINDLVHPTNDDDDEREMLL; via the exons ATGGATAAACATTGTTTCTCAAATTGTAATAACTCCTTTAGAGAATACCGAAAACATCCCATTCCAGCTGTAGCTGAACTAATAACCACCGAAGAGACGTACATAAATACATTAGGAAATGTTGTCTATGG ttatatgACTGAGTACTTTAATGAAAGTAGTGAAATTCCTGTACCGAGAGATTTACAGGAACATGATGGTCTTTTGATATTTGGAAATATTACCGAAATCTATGAGTGGCATAAGCa TTACTTCTTTGGAGCATTGAAGAAAAATGAATTATCTATTCGTGGCTTGAGTCAGGTTTTCATCCAGAATGAGCCTCAATTTCACATCTAtgctaaatacataaataataaatcaataTCGGAATATCTTATCAATAcacattttgaatattttgaaaaaatcaaaaaagcatTGAAGCACAAACATAGT ATAGGAGATCTCATGATAGCGCCCGTGCAGAGAGTAGGTCGTTATAAAATGCTGcttaacgaaattttaaaacatcttAAAAAGAAAGATTTAATTGAGGACGCAAACTGCTTAAATGACGCCATAACGGTGATAGGG AACGTTTGCAACGAAGTAAATGAATTCGGTGATCTTACTGGTATCAGAAATTTCGATGGTATTGTGTCGGCCCAAGGACAACTTTTACATCGTGGATTTTTAAAGTGCAACTACGATGGTAAACGACgcaatttatatgtttttctttttaagcgctcgattttatttacgaaaaaaatagaacctaaaaagaaatataccattcCAACATACAATTCTTGTCTGCAAATACCg atGAATAAGTTACAGTTGAAAGAGTTAACCAACAGCAAGTTTTTCCTCCAACTAATGGATCCCAATGCTCCCAATTGTAGCCTTATTTGTGAGGCCCACTCAAGGGAGGAACATAAAAAATGGGTACAGGTCATCAAACAGCGGTTATCAttacaaatgaatttaattaatgatttagtacaTCCCaccaatgatgatgatgatgaaaggGAGATGCTGTTGTAG